A single genomic interval of Anopheles marshallii chromosome 2, idAnoMarsDA_429_01, whole genome shotgun sequence harbors:
- the LOC128709259 gene encoding uncharacterized protein LOC128709259: MSFHSHEDSSRLNCTSYSTGSSVGTLQSQLSLRTNFTLGSYHPSHVGPQHDSGCMQSEGWSAMDIQLLNDDHEKAILSDLCRTAGTESTPLTTFSYISEYICSNNIDIWPGELSSSSNIDAKRSCTQRSTGDMRFYSASNTHRQIYDKCKRVLESIIARNEQILLVLRQNQCTNKTLKRLH; this comes from the exons ATGAGCTTTCACAGTCACGAAGATTCCAGCCGGTTGAACTGTACATCGTACAGTACTGGATCATCCGTTGGTACACTGCAGTCGCAACTAAGCTTGCGGACTAATTTTACCCTCGGATCGTATCATCCTTCGCACGTGGGCCCACAGCATGACAGTGGATGCATGCAAAGCGAGGGTTGGTCTGCTATGGATATCCAGCTGCTGAATGACGATCACGAGAAGGCGATACTGAGTGATCTGTGCAGAACTGCCGGCACGGAAAGTACTCCTTTGACCACATTCAGCTACATCAGTGAGTATATCTGCTCGAACAATATCGACATATGGCCGGGAGAGTTATCAAGTTCGTCAAACATTGATGCTAAACGGAGTTGTACGCAACGGAGCACTGGAGATATG CGGTTTTACAGCGCCAGCAACACGCATCGGCAGATTTATGACAAATGTAAACGTGTGCTAGAGTCAATAATTGCACGAAACGAGCAAATACTGCTAGTATTACGGCAAAACCAATGCaccaataaaacattaaagcgTCTACATTGA